The Methanococcus maripaludis genome has a window encoding:
- a CDS encoding tyrosine-type recombinase/integrase: protein MQDEISKRYLEFCTGLSKSTINSYKYGLRTFQKYANKRWRDVMVNDVILFYTNHKATKNSKMSVLGTVSRFYDWGIEEKYLLDNPVKKFLKTLRREKKERNYLTTSQANYLLSNIKRYDYYVITMFILKTGVRISELVNLKVQDVDLDSKIAFIGSGKGKKDRYVFFDRDLAFHLREYIKERSYRDPKCDNLFLGVYRGHFSQRSLTLYKEYINEVAPNIHIRITPHILRHTFATSMLERGIDLKSLSLILGHEDLSTTSIYLHKNKEALQREYQRVMEINF from the coding sequence ATGCAAGATGAAATCTCTAAAAGATACTTAGAATTTTGTACAGGACTTTCTAAATCCACAATAAACTCGTATAAATATGGATTAAGAACTTTCCAAAAGTATGCCAATAAAAGATGGCGAGATGTCATGGTAAATGATGTCATTTTATTTTATACAAATCACAAAGCAACTAAAAATAGTAAAATGTCAGTACTTGGAACAGTAAGCCGATTTTATGACTGGGGAATTGAAGAAAAATATTTACTGGACAATCCAGTTAAAAAGTTTTTAAAGACCCTCAGACGTGAAAAAAAGGAAAGAAATTATTTAACTACTTCCCAAGCAAACTATCTTTTATCAAATATCAAAAGATACGACTACTATGTAATTACTATGTTTATCCTTAAAACCGGAGTTCGAATATCTGAACTTGTAAACCTCAAAGTTCAAGATGTAGATTTGGATTCAAAAATTGCATTTATCGGTTCTGGAAAAGGTAAAAAAGATAGATATGTATTTTTTGATAGGGATTTGGCATTTCACTTAAGGGAATATATCAAGGAAAGAAGTTATCGAGATCCAAAATGTGATAATTTATTTCTTGGAGTTTACAGGGGACATTTTTCACAGAGAAGTCTAACATTATATAAAGAATACATTAACGAAGTAGCTCCAAACATACATATTAGGATAACGCCCCACATTCTAAGACATACATTTGCTACAAGCATGTTAGAACGTGGAATTGACTTAAAATCACTCTCTTTAATTTTGGGTCATGAAGATTTATCCACAACTTCGATATATCTGCACAAAAACAAAGAAGCTCTGCAAAGAGAGTATCAAAGAGTAATGGAAATTAATTTCTAA
- the rqcH gene encoding ribosome rescue protein RqcH, with translation MKTEMTNVDISAAVSELQKVINGKLDKAFLVNNQDGKELILKVHIPEIGSREIAIGLGKYKYITTTEYEREKPRNPPSFVMLLRKHLKNIKITSVAQHNFDRIVIFNFEWNELKYKLIIELFGDGNAILLDSEDKIILPLKIERWSTRKIVPKEIYKFPPQKDLDPKNLEYSLAKELFIEEFHKEENKDTEVVRIISRIFGLAGVYSEEICLISEIDKNLKNPKNEEIKKLFEGSKSFFKRAFNEIKPKSVLKNGEFIDIDPIDLKMHENLKENEIKHYESFLTALDEYFSRFIMKKEIKQAESKLQKLVKKQERILKSQLETKEKYEKQSILNHKRGDLIYANYSLVDEIVSTIKLAREKMDWNGIKNVIKENKTHPVLSKIINVNEKNAELTLNLSADYGNGLIEDTVPVDLRKNAFENADIVYQKSKKFKNKVHGVIEALKISEKKLAELKEKEKLDSEVLKEKEENIKKKERKVLKWYEKLKWTVIGGYLIVAGKDATTNEMLIKRYVEKNDIVFHTLMEGAPFTIIRTEGSEEIPDENILFEVAKFAASHSRAWKLGIGSADVYWVRPDQISKTAESGEFLKKGAFVIRGKRNFIRSAALELGIGMLEYDGKLRITTAPESVTKETFKKWLLLKPGKLKKSDLVKELLKEFGEFEVDDEDILRALPPGESEIKLK, from the coding sequence ATGAAAACAGAGATGACGAACGTTGATATCAGTGCCGCAGTATCCGAACTTCAAAAAGTAATCAACGGAAAATTAGACAAGGCTTTTTTAGTAAATAACCAGGATGGAAAGGAATTAATTTTAAAAGTACACATTCCTGAAATTGGTTCAAGAGAAATCGCAATAGGCCTTGGAAAGTATAAATACATAACAACTACGGAATACGAGAGAGAAAAACCAAGAAACCCCCCTTCATTTGTAATGTTACTTAGGAAACACTTGAAAAACATTAAAATAACGAGTGTTGCCCAGCATAACTTTGACAGAATTGTAATTTTTAATTTTGAATGGAACGAATTAAAATATAAACTGATTATCGAGTTATTCGGGGATGGAAATGCAATACTCCTCGATAGTGAAGATAAAATCATTTTGCCATTAAAAATTGAAAGGTGGAGCACAAGAAAGATTGTTCCAAAAGAAATTTACAAGTTCCCGCCTCAAAAGGACCTCGATCCAAAAAATTTAGAGTACTCGCTTGCTAAAGAATTATTTATCGAAGAATTCCATAAGGAAGAAAACAAAGATACAGAAGTTGTAAGAATAATTTCAAGAATTTTTGGGCTTGCGGGAGTTTATTCAGAAGAAATTTGTTTAATTTCAGAAATAGATAAAAATTTGAAAAATCCGAAAAACGAAGAAATTAAAAAACTTTTCGAAGGCTCAAAATCATTTTTTAAGAGAGCATTTAATGAAATAAAACCAAAATCAGTACTTAAAAATGGGGAATTCATAGATATCGACCCAATTGATTTAAAAATGCATGAAAATTTAAAAGAAAATGAAATTAAACATTATGAAAGTTTTTTAACTGCACTTGATGAATATTTCTCAAGATTTATAATGAAAAAAGAGATTAAGCAGGCTGAATCAAAACTACAAAAACTCGTGAAAAAACAGGAGCGTATATTAAAAAGCCAGCTTGAAACTAAAGAAAAATACGAAAAACAATCCATTTTAAACCATAAACGTGGAGATTTGATTTACGCAAATTACTCACTAGTAGATGAAATTGTAAGCACAATTAAGCTTGCAAGAGAAAAAATGGACTGGAATGGAATTAAAAATGTAATTAAAGAAAATAAAACTCATCCAGTTTTAAGTAAAATAATAAACGTGAATGAAAAAAATGCAGAATTAACACTAAATCTATCTGCTGACTATGGAAATGGACTTATTGAAGATACAGTACCTGTAGATTTAAGAAAAAATGCTTTTGAAAATGCAGACATAGTTTACCAAAAATCAAAGAAATTTAAAAATAAAGTTCACGGTGTAATTGAAGCTTTAAAAATTTCTGAGAAAAAACTTGCTGAATTGAAAGAAAAAGAAAAACTTGATTCAGAAGTACTGAAAGAAAAAGAAGAAAATATTAAGAAAAAGGAAAGAAAAGTCCTTAAATGGTATGAAAAATTAAAATGGACGGTTATTGGCGGATATTTAATTGTTGCAGGAAAAGATGCGACTACAAACGAGATGTTGATAAAAAGATATGTTGAAAAAAACGATATAGTATTCCACACACTCATGGAAGGAGCCCCATTTACAATTATTAGAACAGAAGGCTCTGAAGAAATACCTGATGAAAATATCCTGTTTGAAGTTGCAAAATTTGCAGCATCACACTCAAGAGCTTGGAAACTTGGAATTGGAAGTGCAGATGTCTACTGGGTTAGGCCAGACCAGATTTCAAAAACCGCAGAAAGTGGGGAATTCTTAAAAAAAGGAGCTTTTGTAATTAGGGGAAAAAGAAACTTCATAAGAAGTGCTGCACTTGAACTTGGAATCGGTATGTTAGAGTACGATGGAAAATTAAGAATAACCACCGCCCCTGAAAGTGTTACAAAAGAAACCTTTAAAAAATGGCTTTTGTTAAAACCGGGTAAATTAAAAAAGAGCGATCTTGTAAAAGAGCTTTTAAAAGAATTTGGTGAATTCGAAGTAGATGATGAAGATATTTTAAGGGCACTTCCTCCAGGAGAGAGCGAAATAAAACTAAAATAA
- a CDS encoding ABC transporter substrate-binding protein translates to MLKFKILLILTAFMILISGCISNSENAEKETLVVGITPECYPINYMDAGIHSGFEIEYITGIAEKMNMEPEFRIYEFANLLHAVETNRVDCAISLITVTPEREELVVFSKSYINTTSIQVVDKNTGIETVDNCTVGVIKGTVQDGCAMRLKENHEFILYKYRTTTELERAFDQEKINVMIVDEIYFEYVLYPENNNLTSIFECPFGENISIAVNKENTELLSDINNAITELEEDGTYDNLKNKWLLNE, encoded by the coding sequence ATGTTAAAATTTAAAATCCTCCTAATTTTAACGGCTTTTATGATTTTAATTTCAGGATGCATTTCAAATTCCGAAAATGCGGAAAAAGAAACACTGGTGGTTGGAATAACTCCTGAATGCTACCCAATAAACTACATGGATGCAGGAATTCACAGTGGATTTGAAATCGAATATATCACTGGAATTGCAGAAAAAATGAATATGGAACCGGAATTTCGAATTTATGAATTTGCAAATCTTTTACATGCTGTAGAAACAAATCGGGTGGATTGTGCAATATCTTTAATCACAGTAACTCCTGAACGAGAAGAACTCGTAGTATTTTCAAAATCCTATATAAATACAACGAGTATCCAAGTTGTTGATAAAAATACTGGAATTGAAACAGTAGACAACTGCACTGTCGGAGTTATAAAAGGAACTGTTCAAGATGGATGTGCAATGAGACTTAAGGAAAACCATGAATTTATATTATATAAATATAGAACAACTACCGAACTGGAACGGGCATTCGATCAAGAAAAAATCAATGTAATGATTGTTGATGAAATATACTTTGAATACGTACTTTATCCTGAAAATAACAATTTAACAAGCATTTTTGAATGCCCATTTGGCGAAAATATCTCAATTGCAGTAAATAAAGAAAACACTGAATTATTAAGCGATATTAATAATGCAATAACTGAATTGGAAGAAGATGGAACTTACGATAATCTAAAAAATAAATGGTTATTAAATGAATAA
- a CDS encoding EMC3/TMCO1 family protein, which yields MFESIYSAFYNALDAIFLPMVQTMDPAIFIFVTAFLVSFIINLATKVLVNQDRMAELKNELQEFQVKAKKASKDPELMAELQKEQQKMMTMQMEMMKMSFKPMIYTWVPIIIIFAYLRHVYDFGGIYHTMMPAWDGAIVQLPVIISKIIFIGIWHWIGGIFYHGGFGVVSDTILGWLGWYILCSMGTSMVLRKLMGIK from the coding sequence ATGTTTGAATCTATTTATTCCGCATTTTACAATGCACTGGATGCGATTTTTTTACCGATGGTACAAACAATGGATCCTGCAATTTTTATATTCGTAACTGCTTTTTTAGTATCGTTTATTATTAATTTGGCGACCAAAGTCTTGGTAAATCAGGACAGGATGGCAGAACTGAAAAACGAACTTCAGGAATTCCAGGTAAAAGCGAAAAAAGCATCAAAAGATCCTGAATTAATGGCTGAACTCCAAAAAGAACAGCAAAAAATGATGACCATGCAAATGGAAATGATGAAAATGAGTTTTAAACCTATGATTTACACATGGGTTCCAATTATCATCATATTTGCTTATTTAAGACACGTATATGACTTTGGTGGAATTTATCACACAATGATGCCAGCATGGGATGGAGCTATAGTTCAACTCCCAGTGATCATTTCAAAAATCATATTTATTGGAATCTGGCACTGGATCGGCGGAATATTCTACCACGGCGGTTTTGGTGTAGTTTCAGACACTATACTCGGATGGCTTGGATGGTATATATTATGTTCAATGGGAACATCAATGGTTCTTAGAAAGTTAATGGGTATAAAATAA
- a CDS encoding adenylate kinase: MKNKVVVVTGVPGVGGTTVTQKAMDILSEEGLNYKMVNFGSAMFEVANEEGLASDRDQMRKLDPETQKRIQKMAGRKIAEMAKEYPVAVDTHSTVKTPKGYLPGLPAWVLTELNPDMVIVVETDGDEILMRRLSDESRKRDLETTASIEEHQFMNRAAAMSYGVLTGATVKIVKNKNGLVDNAVEELISVLR; the protein is encoded by the coding sequence ATGAAAAACAAGGTTGTTGTAGTAACTGGAGTACCTGGCGTTGGCGGTACAACTGTGACACAAAAAGCAATGGATATCTTATCAGAAGAAGGTTTAAACTATAAAATGGTTAACTTTGGAAGTGCAATGTTTGAAGTTGCAAACGAAGAAGGACTCGCTTCAGATAGGGACCAGATGAGAAAATTAGACCCTGAAACCCAAAAAAGAATCCAAAAAATGGCTGGAAGAAAAATTGCTGAAATGGCGAAAGAATACCCTGTTGCAGTAGATACGCACAGCACGGTAAAAACACCTAAAGGATACTTACCTGGACTTCCTGCATGGGTTTTAACTGAATTAAATCCAGATATGGTAATTGTTGTTGAAACAGACGGCGACGAAATCTTAATGAGAAGATTAAGTGACGAGTCAAGGAAAAGAGATCTCGAAACAACTGCAAGCATCGAAGAACACCAATTCATGAACCGAGCTGCTGCAATGAGCTACGGTGTTTTAACTGGTGCAACTGTAAAAATCGTTAAAAACAAAAACGGTCTCGTTGACAACGCAGTTGAAGAATTAATTTCAGTTTTAAGATAA